The following DNA comes from Spartobacteria bacterium.
GCCCGAGGTGCAAGGGGAACCATAAAGCCCGTTTTATGGGCGGACTGCGGCATCGCAGTGGGAGACTCGCCACAACCGGCCGACCTAGATAATCAAGTGCGGGTTTTTGACGACTTATTCACCATGCTTTACGAAAGCCTGTCCGCAGGACTATTGTGTAAAAGTTACAGCACAAGCATCGATCAGCTGCCTCATGACTGCGGCATCACATCCTATTTAGATGAGTGGCGACCAGTTCGCATGGCCTTTCAGCGTAATTACCGGCGCATGAAAAACAACATGCTGTTTCCTGCACCATGGCAGGGACGCTATTTCCAATGCAGCATTGACGCCCGCGGACTGCCCGGCCTATGGGATCGATGGCAGCACGTTTATCTAAACGAGAGCCGGCTCCATCAGTTCACCGAAATACGCCCCTATGGATTTGATACAACCACAGAAAATATGCCGATGCTCGCCGTCGGAGGACTTCCTCATGTGGCCCCGGCTCCATTCGAATCAGCCAATGCCGAATGGGGACAGCCCTCGGTCAACGGAACGCCTCAACCTCATATTCCGGATACCCCTGTCATTTTGTCGGAAGGCGATACCTTGCTCATCCCTCTGATAAACTCCGGTCTGTCGTCATGGATTCCCTATCAAAAGGATTTAAAGGGGTCGGTATGCGTCAAAGCCATACATGAAAACGGGACAGAAAAGATTATTCCTGTACCACTGGTGGCTGCGGGACAACAACATGACATTCGGTGGAATACGGCTCAAAAAGGGCGCTGGCACCTGCGGGCCTATATTCAAGGGGTCGATTTTTTAGGCGAAATACTTTATATCGACATCCAGTGAATGAGCAGAACAAAGGTTTGCAAGGCCTGAATGCGGGTGCTATGAATGACTCAATTTTTAAGGATGAATGAACTATGTTTGCAAAACGCATTATTCCCTGCCTGGATGTGGCAGACGGCCGTGTGGTCAAAGGGGTCAATTTCGTCGAACTTCGTGACGCAGGTGATCCTGTAGAAACAGCCAGAACCTACAGTGAACAGGGTGCCGATGAAATCACTTTTCTGGATATTACTGCATCCCATGAAAACCGGGAGACCATGGTGGATATGGTTTCACGCGTTGCTAAACAGGTTTTTGTTCCCCTCACAGTCGGCGGGGGGATTCGCTCTACCGATGACATCCGCAAAATGCTGCACGCGGGCGCGGACAAAGTATCGCTCAACACAGCGGCAATACACCATCCCGAAATAATCTCTGAAGGAGCGACCCTGTTTGGAAGCCAATGCATTGTGGTGGCGATCGATGCCAAACGTAACGAACATGGCCATGCCTGGAGCGTATATACGCATGGCGGACGCAACCAGATGGATCTGGATGCCATAGAATGGGCGCAGCGCGCCGTAGAGCTAGGTGCGGGGGAAATCCTGCTGACCAGTATGGACTGCGACGGCACCAAAAACGGGTACGACCTGGAATTAACACGGCGCATATCAGAATCCGTTCATGTGCCCGTCATTGCATCCGGCGGTGCAGGCACACTGGAGCATCTTTACGAAGGATTCACGCAGGGAAAAGCCGATGCCGTGCTGGCCGCATCCATTTTTCATTTCGGCACCTTCACGATTTCGGAAGTAAAAAAGTATCTTCACACTAAAAACATCCCCGTACGGCTGGTCTAACAGCACGTACACAAGACGGAGGAATCTATGAAACCACTGGAAGAAGGAACACAGCTTCAGCTTGATTTTAACAAACTGGAAAAAGCGATTAAAGACTGCCCGGGTGTCATCCCTGTCGCCGTTCAAAACGCGGATACAAAAGAAGTTATCCTGATTGCCTACACCAATGAAAAAGCCATGAATAAGGCCATTGCGGAAAAAATGGCGATCTTCTGGTCGACATCACGCAATGAACTCTGGGAAAAGGGAAAAACATCCGGAGAAACATTTGACCTGCTGGACGTTTATGTGAACTGCGAACAGAATTCGCTGGTATACGTAGTACGTCCCAAACGCGGCGGCATCTGCCATACAAAAAATAAAGCAGGTGAACCGCGTAACTGCTACTACCGCAAAATCGACTTTGACACCATGGAGCTGAAAAACATCGATCCCTAGTCGACGGTATGACAGATAATAAAAATATATATAAGAACACTCCGGCGATAGCACCGGAGTCCGATCCGCAGCGGGTGGATTTGTCGATGGTTCAAGCCCGAAATCGCTTTATTCGGGCGATTTCTTTTTTCGTTCTTATTCTTGTCGGCGGATTATCTCTGGCCTCTTACATCATTCTTTCTTCAGATAAGGACAGGGTTGAGCCGCCTCCCGCCGACAAACAGCTACCTCAGCCAGACCTCGTCGCCGACTCGTCAGCACGGCAGGCGGAAGTAGAAGAGATTTCGCAGGCGATCAAACAAGCCGAACAGTCTCCGGAAATCACATCGATCAGTGCACTGGAAATCGCGCGGGCGATGGGTGAGGTACGTATTGCGCGGCAGCTTCTTTCTGAACGCGATTTTATAGCGGCAGAACAGCACTCCAGAGCGGCGCTTACTATTTATCCGGACATGAATGAGGCACTCAGCATCCTCGGGCTCGCCTATATGCACAGCGGCCGCTTTGACCAGGCCCTGCTGGTGCTGCAAAAAGTATTAAATCAGTCCCCTGCCGATGCGGAAGCAATGAATAATCTGGCAACGGTATACATTCATTTGCGCAAGATGGATAAGGCGGAAGAGCATTTAAAAGATGCCTTGCTACTACAACCGAACTATCCGGCCGCAAAACTCAACCTTGGATTGCTGTATCTTGTCACAGGCAATTACATCGATGCCATAACCTTTTTCAACAGTGCCCTGCCATCCGTTGCTAACGATATGAATGTTCACAACAATCTCGGGGTCGCCCTGTTACGCATCGGAAAATACAATGAGGCCAGAGAGCATTTTCAATTGTGCATTAAGCAGGCTCCGGGAACCCCACCCTTTTATGTCAACATGGCGATCACCTTTGCCATGGAGGGAGACGTGACGAACAGCCTTCAGTGGATTCGCGAGTGCTCCCGCTACTGCCCGCCATTGCAAATGCAGCGCGTTATGCAGGATCCCGATTTCGACACCATTCGGGAAACGGAAGCGTTTCAGTCACTCATGAACATGATTTCATCCCCATATCCAGCCAACGAATAACAGCATCCTATTGCGGTTCTGCGACAAATATCAGAGGGGATCCCAGCCTTTTTGCTTCCCAGACAACTGCTTTTCCTGCCGTTCTGGGATGACGGTCTTCGTATTCATTATCTGTAAGCATTTGTGCCTGTGTTTCATCAATGCCCTGAATAAATATTTCCGCATCCCAGTTATCATCATATCCAACCCAGCACATGGTTCCATCGTTAATATCGGGATCAATATCATCAAAATCATTATCGGTTATCTGTCGAACCTCTTCCCCGTCATACAAAAATATTTCGTAGTCTTCCCCAATCAGTCCCTGCCACACAACCATACCGTTCCAAATCCTTGGGGCAATATCGTCATCCGGATTCTCGCTGATTCTGCGAATTTGCTCCTTCTCGTAGACAAAAATGTCGGCTTCCACGGCGGGATAGCCCACCCATGCGATCATGTTCTCTGAAATAACCGGCTTCATATCGTCATAATTGTTGTCGGTGAGCTGAATGACTTTTTTGGACTCCAAATCCGCTAAGTAAATCTCAAAATCCTGCCCATCCCAACCATACCAAACAACCGAATGACCATAGACCTTAGGCTCCATGTCATAAAAGCAATTTGTTGTCAGCTGCAGAATCTGATCATTATACCGAACTGATATTTCCCATCCACAGGGCCAGCGACTGGCCGACTGCCACGCATACACATCCCCCATCACAGAGGGAGACGCCACATCAAGCAATCCGCCGCTGCCCTCGTTGACTTGCATCATCTCACCGGCTTCTTGTTGCGGTTCTTCTTTCGGAACGCGTGAGACAAGGCGTGAGCGGCCGCCGCTCCATTCACAAATACCCCAAACCGGAACGGTTTTTTCTACGGGCTCCTTCACCAGTGTACCGGAAATCTCCGTATTGGTATTGGTTCCCGTCCCGATCTTCGCCGCGTCCAGTTCCTTCCTGCTCAAATTCAGTTCACTTACACGCCACTCGATACGCGTCTGCGGGATAGATCCTTCCCAAATCACTTTCTCCCCGGAGACTTTCGGATGTAATCCAAAGGAGCCCTTCGCACTGGTCAGACATTTCACCTCCCCTTTGTCATAGATATACACGTCAGCGCGGCTTTCCGCCTCCCCGAACTGATAGGAATACCATGCAATGATTCCTGTTGAACCGATGGATGGCTCTTTGTTAATCATATCTGTAGGAGCAACTTGCTTAATGGTATAATCCACCCCGAACGTCATATCATCAAGGCACAGAAATAGACACAACGCTACGCAATACAAATAGCGCAACAAGGAGACGCATGTTCCATTGCTGTTATATATCATCCATTAACCAAGAGGTATTGTATTCAATTTTTTGCATACTACGTGAACACCATAGCAAAGTAAAAGCTAAAGTTATGCTTCTTCCCTTTCTCTAGAACGGGCTTCGACAAATCGTGCGGTCATTTGAGTTTCGAAACTTTTCTCATCTTTGTCCTCCTCTATCCCGTCTCCATAGCGTAATCCCACGACAATGGTCTTGAAAGTACGCAAGAGCACCACGACATCCAAAAAGAAACTCATGTTTTTAATGTAAAACAAATCAAACTGCAACTTGCGTTTGACGCCTTCCACAGAGGTGGCATAGGGGAACTTAACCTGCGCCCAGCCAGTGATACCCGGAAGTACAAGCAGGCGCTCACGGTAAAAAGGGACTTCTTCTGCCAGTGATGCAACAAATTCTGGACGTTCCGGGCGAGGCCCGACCAAGCTCATTTCACCCCGTAAGACATTAATCAGCTGTGGAATCTCATCTATGCGCCACTGTCTGAAAAAGAAACCCACCTTTGTTACGCGGGCATCTCCGGCGGTTGCCCAGACCGCTCCGGTTCCTGCTTCCGCATTTTCGACCATCGTCCGGAACTTGAGCAGCGTATAATCACGTCCGTCCAAACCAACACGCACCTGCCGATAAAAGACTGGCCCCCGGGAAGTGGTTTTGACCAGAATCACCGCGAGGAGAAATACAGGACTGAGCAGCAATAATCCCGACGAAGAAGCGGTGATATCCATGATCCGCTTCATTTGCTTTATGTGGATGCGCGAACTGTTCATGGCCGCATTCATCAACCACTCATCGTCTATGTAGTCAACCGGAATTTCCTCGGCCAGCTTTTCCATCAGACCATTGTAATCATAGATCTCAATGCCGGCATAACGAATCGGACGCAGCAGCTTAAGCAGCCGGTCATCGTGCATACGGGAGTGAACGATGATGGTCTCAATGTCATAGGCTGCCACATAGTCTTTAATATTCTCCACATCACCCATCACAGCAATACCATCAATGATGCTATGCTCGTCCCCTCGATCGGTCTGGATGATCCCCAGAATATTGTATCCCGCATCACCGACCTTTGAAAGCAGCTTGATTATCCGCTCTGCACCGGCTTTATCGGATACAATCATTGCATTTTTTGAGAAAACACCATACCCGAGCACCATGCGGAATACGCATCGTGACAACCAGCAGCTAATGCAGATAAATCCTCCGGACAACAGCAAAATACCCCGGCCAATATGCATAGTAAACCGTGCATAGAAGAGCGTGATAATCAGCAGCAAGCTGATCACTGTCACAACAAAGGTAAGCTTGAAGGTCACGGTTTTACGCGTCACAGTCTGGCGGTCATACATCCCTCCGGCATAAAATACCACTAAGAAAACCAAGGATGCGCCGACGAGATGAATCACATTCTGGCGCAGATAGTCAATACCCTCACTCCATGATAAACGAATAATGGCCGAGGCAATAATCGAACACAGGATAACACTGATGTCGGAAGAAACCAGTAACATCCTCTGTACTGACAAGCGGCTACGATACCCAAAATACATTTACGCCCCCTCTGGATTCAACATCATCATGTAGCCGACGGCTTTTGATCGCTCTCCCGTTTTTCATAATGATAATCATAATCGTAATATCCATAATACGTTGAGTAATAGTAATAACCTACACGACCATACTCTAGATTATTTAGTACACAACCCAGTATATTCACGCCGCTTTCACGCAGTATCTGAACCGACATTTTAGCCAGTTTACGTGACGTCTGACCCGCCCAAACGACAAAAACCACGCCATCGACCATCGAACAGATAATATTCGACTCTGAAACAGCCATTAGCGGCGGACAGTCATAGATAATACGATCATATGTACGTTCGGCATACTTCATGAAAGACTTAAGCTCAGGACGGAGAACTAATTCAGAAGGATTCGGCGGGAACGGTCCCGTAGCCACCATATCAAGCATGGGAATATTTGTTCGCTGAATAACAGATTCCGGCTTAATCTGACCTACAAGCATATCTGAAAAACCTCGACCGGCCTCCAGTTTAAAATATTTATGCAGCTCACCTCGCCGCATATCTGCATCTACCAACAAGACACGATTTCCTGCCTGCGCCAAACTGATCGCCAGATTTAGAGAGGTTGTCGTCTTCCCTTCTTTCGGTACAGACGAAGTCAATGCAATATGTTTCAATTCCTGCTCCCGCCCACTGAACAAAAGCGATGACCGCACCTTGCGATAGGCTTCAGCCAACCCGCTCTTTTGATCAAGGCTGGTTAGTAAATGGGCATTCAGATCATCGGAATCCCAATGGGCGGTCGGAATGAGACCAAAAAACGGCAATCCCATGCCACGGGTGACTTCCTCGGGATACCGAATCGAGTCATCGATATATTCCAGACCAAAGACAAGCGCAATACCGATGCCGATGCCCATCAGCGCGGCGACAAAAATACTCTGCATTTTCTTCGGTCGCATCTGACTGCCGGCAGGCCGTGCCGGCTCCATGATCTTGATGGATTCCGGCTCAATATTGATGGAAATATCGATTTCCTTCAACCGGTTGAACACCAGGTCATACATACTTTGCAGTCGTCCCACCTGTCGTTGCAGATTCTTGTATTCCAATGCCTTTCTCGAAACTTCCAGTGCCTGCCCTTCCCATTCCTTCTCCACCTGCAACGCGGCCTGCTCTTTTATTTCGAGCGATTCCAGCTGTGAATAATACTTTTGCAGAGCAAACTGCATCTCGACCTTCAGCTGGCGCTCGACTTGTACCAGCTCATTCTTGACTGCAAGCACCTTGGGATGCGCATCCCGAAATTTAGTCAGCAGCTCCGCCTGCAACGCTTCAAGCTCCGCCTTGCGCCGCCGCAATCCTTCCCAGCCCGGCTGCGCGATCACACCTCGCTCCATAAGCGATTCCGGACCACCACTGTATACCGCACTCATTTCATTGGTTGCACCGGATGTCATACTATAGATGGAAGGAGCCCCGCCATACCCCATCAGCAATGGGGAATTCGGAGAAGCCAGTGTTGCCAGTACAATTTCATCAGACGCCTGATTGATCAACGGCTGCTGCGCTTCCAGGAGCATACGTTCGGTTCGATAGCCGGCCGCCTGCGAAGATAAATCAGCCAAATATGTAGCAGCAATATTTCCGCGCTCCTGAATGGCGACCACTTTGTTTTCCTTGACAAAATTAGCCACCTGCATCTCGGATTTTTTGAGCTCTTCACGCAACCGATTGGCTTGCTGCGTCAAACTGATAACCGTCGCCTGCGACGTATCCATCCGGTCCTCATTTTTGAAATTAATGTATTCTTCCGCCAGCGCATTGGCATACTCCGCACCGAGCACCGCATCCAGACAATCAACCGTGATCGCTAGGAAAGATGTCTTCGACTCCTGCCCCACATACACATTTTTGAGCTTCGAATTAATCTCCGAGGCGGGCCAATCCAACCGCTCCACCGCACGGCGACGCAACATAGGACTCTGAATAATACGCTCCTGCGTCGCAATATAATCCCCATAGGTTTTGACTTCCTGCGGCTGCAACCTTGCCGGGATAGGCAGCCCTCCGCTCAGTAACAAGACACATTTGCAACGATATACCGGAACCTGGCGCACCATCATTACGACAGATACCGCCAAAGCAATGACAAAACACAGAGCGACAAGCCAAATTCGTTTCACAATAATGTGAAAATACTGTTTTATGTCGACAATATCGACACGGCCGCCCTCTGTTGCAGGCTGCTGAGCGTGCTGGGCCGGTTCAGACACTCCTCCCCTCCTGGGAGGTGTTGGCGGGGTAAATAAATCCTTCATACGCTACAATCCAAACACACTTTCAGAAACAATAATGACATCGCCATTCTGAAGAGGAACATCCTCCTCAAACATACCTGTTTTCAAAATACGGGCGACATTTACATACAACGTCTGCTTGGTTCCATCTGGTGCAGTCCGCAAAATTTTAACCTTGGAATCATTAGCGTATTCCGTGAACCCGCCTGCACGAAGGATTGTTTTAGCCAACGACGCCTCACCGCTGAGCGGCAACTGAACAGCACCCTGCATCTTCACCGCTCCGAGCATATATACCTGCCCCCGCGTGGCCTGATCCTTCGAAGGTACAAACAGAATATCCCCCGGTTGAACCGATGTATTCATGCTCATATCTGCGGCTCCAAACAATCGGGACAAATCAATGGACAAAGGCGTGTAGTTACCCCGTCCGTCACTGCGCAGTAAACGCACGGCATCCATTTGTGCTGTTGCCGTAACACCACCCGCTCTGGTCAAGGCACGAATAATATCCATTCCCTCAGAGTACGGGTGGAACCCTGGATTTACAAATTCCCCCAGTGCCAAAAACTCCCGACGCCCCTCACTGCTAGATCCAAGAGCCGGTACAAGCACGATATCGCGCGGACGCAAAAACTGGTCATTACGAAAATCCAGATCCTCAAACATGGACTGCACATCAACTGTAAGAATTTGACGTTCCATACCGCCCCCCTGTTTCCAGCGAAGGATACGCACGGCTGTTCCGTCCGCGTCGGAACTCAGCCCTCCTACCATCGTTATCGCCTCAATAAGCGTTAGAAACTCACCGCCTTTGAAGGGAATCGACCCAGGACTTTGCACCGCACCCATAACTAAAATAGCACCTTCTACAAACTCCGCAATTTCCAAGTGTACCGTTGCGTCTTTGAAATATTTTTTTTCCAGCAGCGATTCCAGATAGTCAGATGCAACATCTGTCGTCATGTCAACAATCCGCGTGCGCCCAATCATGGGGAAATCGATGGTTCCATCTCCCGCTACGGCATATACATGATCGAGATCAGGCTGCTCTTCCACCGAAATACGCATCCGGTCACCAGACATAATTTTCCGGGTGAACACCTGTTTGCTGGGTACACGTATACGCTGAGCTGATACGCTACTAACGGTGATGAACAAAGCAATGAGACAATAGAGTATGTTATGACTGGAAAACAGCCGGGGGAACAGTCGCAGAGACCGATGATGATATAAAAACATGCTGACGAAATCTCCTAAAATGCGTACGTGAAATCCAACGTTAACCTAAATTCATCCAGTGGCTCTTCTTCCAAATTTGATTCCTCATAGGAATAGTAACATGATACTTCACGCTTCAGCTTTCTTGTAAGAGCCCGCTGATGTGTCAGCTCTACATCGTACGTCCATGTCTCTTCCGTATCTCCCGCAGGCTCATCATCGTTACTCTGCGGCTTATCCTTCTTCCATGCAACGCCTGCTGTTAAATCCATGTTGTACACAAACAGATCTTCTTTATCAAAACGATAGGCAATCGTTGTTTCTTCTGTGTCATTGTCGGAACCAAATGTTTCAATCGGTTCCTGTGTTGCTGAGAGCGACTGTTTGGCGGTGCGGGATATCTGATGCTCCAGGTTGGCACCATAAATAAAACTGCTGTCATTGGGAATGTCCTTCACATGAGTCCATGAAAGGTTCACATCAAACTTTACCCTTTTGGTGTCAAGCAACACCGCTGAAGCATCTGTCCCGTATGTGGGATACCAATCATGCGTTCCGCTCTCCTCGCTGTCCTTTGTATAACCGACAAAGACACTCCAATCGGGTACCTTCATAACTTGGTACCGTACATCAGCCGTTGATGTCACCTCCCACAAATCATTATCTTCCACTGGATTATACGCCCAATCCTCCAGACTTCGATTATAGGTATATTCCAGTGAAATACGTTTGGTCAATTCCCAGCTAAACTCAAAATCGATATTGGTCTCATCTTTATCACCATCTTGATACTGCTCATCATCATAGCGAATATGCTCATAGGAAACACTTGCTCCGGCTTTAAAACGCTTCCAGTCCCAAGCCCAGCCCAAGCCGTAGTTAAAATCATCATTGAGAGCTCTGCCTTTGCCGCCACCGGCGATATATATATCATCTTTGGATTCAGACAGACGCTGAATATCCACATCCAGCGAAAAAGTGGATCGGCGCCATTTGGTCGATGTACCTAGAATAAATTTACCAAAAGGATCATTGGAGTTGTCCAAATCCGGACGTTTTAAGTGCTTTTCGTACGCAAGCCCGGTTTCCAGGGATATGTCTGTTTCCGGTGCCATCTTGGCATGCGTACTTAAATCAAGAGAACCGACAAAATAATAATCCTCACGAGACTCAGTCGACTCCGAAGGGCGTTCATCCTCCACATTCGTTGTATAAATGGCCTGAAATCCCGTTTCCATATCAACATCAAAAGGGCCTAAACGCAAAACCTGCGCAGGAGACATTTTCACCTGAACAGCGAGAAACAAAAAAACGAGCGTCGCAGTCAACGCCCTGAATTTCATGGAATAACAGATATTACGCACAGCCTGGCAGTACTCCCGTATTATAAAAAATGATCAACATAGAATCGACAGACTCCCGTAAAGCAAGGCGTATACCACAAACAGCTCAAACAACGCACTAGCGGCCTAGGCCACCACCGGTTAAATCAGATTCCAAACCCCACTGAACAAGACTCCCATCCTGAAATATCATCAGAAAGGTTCTTGGATTCATCGTAAACATAGCCGGAATATACTCCCATATTTCCGTAACCTTGCCGTCTTCATAAATTTGTGCAGCCCGGATAGTGCTAGGTTCACCCATTTGCTCCAACACTTCACCCTGAG
Coding sequences within:
- the hisF gene encoding imidazole glycerol phosphate synthase subunit HisF: MFAKRIIPCLDVADGRVVKGVNFVELRDAGDPVETARTYSEQGADEITFLDITASHENRETMVDMVSRVAKQVFVPLTVGGGIRSTDDIRKMLHAGADKVSLNTAAIHHPEIISEGATLFGSQCIVVAIDAKRNEHGHAWSVYTHGGRNQMDLDAIEWAQRAVELGAGEILLTSMDCDGTKNGYDLELTRRISESVHVPVIASGGAGTLEHLYEGFTQGKADAVLAASIFHFGTFTISEVKKYLHTKNIPVRLV
- a CDS encoding phosphoribosyl-AMP cyclohydrolase, coding for MKPLEEGTQLQLDFNKLEKAIKDCPGVIPVAVQNADTKEVILIAYTNEKAMNKAIAEKMAIFWSTSRNELWEKGKTSGETFDLLDVYVNCEQNSLVYVVRPKRGGICHTKNKAGEPRNCYYRKIDFDTMELKNIDP
- a CDS encoding tetratricopeptide repeat protein, whose protein sequence is MTDNKNIYKNTPAIAPESDPQRVDLSMVQARNRFIRAISFFVLILVGGLSLASYIILSSDKDRVEPPPADKQLPQPDLVADSSARQAEVEEISQAIKQAEQSPEITSISALEIARAMGEVRIARQLLSERDFIAAEQHSRAALTIYPDMNEALSILGLAYMHSGRFDQALLVLQKVLNQSPADAEAMNNLATVYIHLRKMDKAEEHLKDALLLQPNYPAAKLNLGLLYLVTGNYIDAITFFNSALPSVANDMNVHNNLGVALLRIGKYNEAREHFQLCIKQAPGTPPFYVNMAITFAMEGDVTNSLQWIRECSRYCPPLQMQRVMQDPDFDTIRETEAFQSLMNMISSPYPANE
- a CDS encoding sugar transferase, coding for MYFGYRSRLSVQRMLLVSSDISVILCSIIASAIIRLSWSEGIDYLRQNVIHLVGASLVFLVVFYAGGMYDRQTVTRKTVTFKLTFVVTVISLLLIITLFYARFTMHIGRGILLLSGGFICISCWLSRCVFRMVLGYGVFSKNAMIVSDKAGAERIIKLLSKVGDAGYNILGIIQTDRGDEHSIIDGIAVMGDVENIKDYVAAYDIETIIVHSRMHDDRLLKLLRPIRYAGIEIYDYNGLMEKLAEEIPVDYIDDEWLMNAAMNSSRIHIKQMKRIMDITASSSGLLLLSPVFLLAVILVKTTSRGPVFYRQVRVGLDGRDYTLLKFRTMVENAEAGTGAVWATAGDARVTKVGFFFRQWRIDEIPQLINVLRGEMSLVGPRPERPEFVASLAEEVPFYRERLLVLPGITGWAQVKFPYATSVEGVKRKLQFDLFYIKNMSFFLDVVVLLRTFKTIVVGLRYGDGIEEDKDEKSFETQMTARFVEARSREREEA
- a CDS encoding polysaccharide biosynthesis tyrosine autokinase, whose protein sequence is MKDLFTPPTPPRRGGVSEPAQHAQQPATEGGRVDIVDIKQYFHIIVKRIWLVALCFVIALAVSVVMMVRQVPVYRCKCVLLLSGGLPIPARLQPQEVKTYGDYIATQERIIQSPMLRRRAVERLDWPASEINSKLKNVYVGQESKTSFLAITVDCLDAVLGAEYANALAEEYINFKNEDRMDTSQATVISLTQQANRLREELKKSEMQVANFVKENKVVAIQERGNIAATYLADLSSQAAGYRTERMLLEAQQPLINQASDEIVLATLASPNSPLLMGYGGAPSIYSMTSGATNEMSAVYSGGPESLMERGVIAQPGWEGLRRRKAELEALQAELLTKFRDAHPKVLAVKNELVQVERQLKVEMQFALQKYYSQLESLEIKEQAALQVEKEWEGQALEVSRKALEYKNLQRQVGRLQSMYDLVFNRLKEIDISINIEPESIKIMEPARPAGSQMRPKKMQSIFVAALMGIGIGIALVFGLEYIDDSIRYPEEVTRGMGLPFFGLIPTAHWDSDDLNAHLLTSLDQKSGLAEAYRKVRSSLLFSGREQELKHIALTSSVPKEGKTTTSLNLAISLAQAGNRVLLVDADMRRGELHKYFKLEAGRGFSDMLVGQIKPESVIQRTNIPMLDMVATGPFPPNPSELVLRPELKSFMKYAERTYDRIIYDCPPLMAVSESNIICSMVDGVVFVVWAGQTSRKLAKMSVQILRESGVNILGCVLNNLEYGRVGYYYYSTYYGYYDYDYHYEKRESDQKPSAT